A stretch of DNA from Allomeiothermus silvanus DSM 9946:
CCAGTACCCCTACCGTGATCCTGAGCGGGTACGGGCCATGGCCGAGCGGGGTTTGTCGGCGCTGGCGATGGAGCTTATCCCCCGCATTACCCGGGCCCAGAGCATGGACGCGCTCTCCAGCCAGGCCACCGTGGCGGGGTACAAGGTGGCACTGCTGGCGGCGAACCTCTCGAGCCGATTTTTCCCCATGCTCACCACGGCAGCAGGGACGATCCGCCCGGCCAAGGTGCTGGTGATGGGGGTAGGGGTGGCGGGGTTGCAGGCCATCGCTACGGCGCGGCGCTTGGGGGCCAACGTTTGGGCTTACGACGTACGCAAAGCGGCCGCCGAGCAAGCCCTCTCCTTGGGGGCCAAGATCATCGAGCTACCCATCAGCGCCGAGGGAGAAGGTGGATACGCCCGCGAGCTCACCGAGGAGGAGAAGCGCATGCAGCAAGAGGCTTTGGCCAAGGAAATAGGCGGGATGGATGTGGTGATCACCACTGCGCAGATTCCGGGCCGCACGGCCCCTATTTTGATCACCCAGGATATGGTGGCACGGATGGCCCCCGGTGCGGTGATCGTAGACTTGGCGGCGGAGTCGGGGGGAAACTGCGAACTGACCCGGCCCGGCGAGGTGGTAGAGGCGAGCGGGGTGCGAATCTACGGCCCTCTGAACCTGCCCAGCGAGCTTGCCATCCACGCCAGCGAGATGTACGCCAAAAACCTGTATAACCTTGCCAAACTCCTCATCAAAGATGGCCATCTGGCCCCTGACTGGTCCGATGAGATCCTGGCTGGGGCTTTGCTGGTGCATGGTGGCCAGGTGGTGCACGGGCCCACCCAAGAGTTGATCAAAAAGGAGGCGCGCTGATGGATCCCACTTGGGCTGCGCTATACATTTTCTTGCTGGCGGCGTTTACCGGTTATGAGGTGATCTCGAGGGTCCCGGTGATCCTCCACACTCCCCTTATGTCCGGTTCCAACTTCATTCA
This window harbors:
- a CDS encoding NAD(P) transhydrogenase subunit alpha yields the protein MVHVAVPKESAPGERRVALTPEVVARLVKEGCAVRLEHGAGEGAFFTDEAFHLAGAEVVEGHELYSGVEVVFSVGPLPLEVIHQLSADTVLVSFQYPYRDPERVRAMAERGLSALAMELIPRITRAQSMDALSSQATVAGYKVALLAANLSSRFFPMLTTAAGTIRPAKVLVMGVGVAGLQAIATARRLGANVWAYDVRKAAAEQALSLGAKIIELPISAEGEGGYARELTEEEKRMQQEALAKEIGGMDVVITTAQIPGRTAPILITQDMVARMAPGAVIVDLAAESGGNCELTRPGEVVEASGVRIYGPLNLPSELAIHASEMYAKNLYNLAKLLIKDGHLAPDWSDEILAGALLVHGGQVVHGPTQELIKKEAR